In Salinibaculum sp. SYNS191, the genomic window GCGTCGATGGGGTTCGGGAAGTGCTCACAGACCATGTCGAGGACGACGTTCGACAGCGGCGTGCGCTCGTGGAGTTCCTGGCGCTCGTCGTTGCGCTCCAGTTCCATGATGTCGCCGAAGTCCATCCCGGTGCGCTGCATCGACGGCATCGAGACGCCCCACTTGTAGAGGGCAGAGCCGAAGCCGACGGTGCCTTCCTCGACGGAGACGGTCCAGTCGTCGTTGATGTCGTCCATCTCCTCAGTCATCCCGCGGATCAGCTCGTTCACGTCGCGGATGACGGAGACGAGACGCTCCTGCATCTCCTCGGGCCCTTCCTGCAGTTCGGAGATCAGGCGGTCGACCTTGTTGATGAACAGGGTCGGCTTGACGCCCTCGCGCAGCGCCTGGCGCAGGACGGTCTCGGTCTGGGGCATCGCGCCCTCAACGGCGTCGACGACCACGAGCGCACCGTCGACGGCGCGCATCGCGCGGGTGACGTCGCCGCCGAAGTCGACGTGGCCCGGCGTGTCGATGAGGTTGATGAGGTGGTTCGTGTCCTCGTACTCGTGGGTCATCGAGACGTTCGCCGCGTCGATGGTGATACCGCGTTCCTGCTCGTCCTCTTCGGTGTCCATCGCGAGCTGTTCGCCCGCCGTCTCGTCGGAAATCATCCCCGCACCGGCGAGGAGGTTGTCTGTCAGTGTGGTCTTGCCGTGGTCGACGTGAGCGGCGATGGCGATGTTCCGGATGTTCTCCGGCTTGTCCATCAGCGTCTCACATTCCTGTACGATTTTCTTTCGTCGGCCCATTATTACCCCGTCCTACCGGAAGGAGGGTCAAAAGGATAGTGTTTCCCGACCGCTTCGCGCCGCGCCGTGGCCGCGCCATCGTGCGACGCCGCCCCAAGGGGGACGCCAACACCGACACGACTATTGGACCCGCCACAGACCTCGGCGTATGAACGACGACCCGTTCTTCTGTGACGACTGCGGCGAAGAACTCGGCCACGACGACATCCAGACGGCCGCCGACGTGCCACAACTGGACGTCGAGAGCTTCGAGATGGGCCGCGAGACGGTCGACGTCCACCAGTGCAGCGGCTGCGGGATGGTCCTCGGGTTCAGCCAGCAATAGCCCGCAAAAGTCATACTGCTCGGACCCTGAGAGAGGTAGACATGGACGTAGGCGTCGACGGCCCCGGGCCGGCCGAACCGTTTCTCGGTGCACGCGACCTCTTCGAGACCGAACGCGACCTCACCCGACCGGTACGGGTCCGCATCGTCGAGGACCCGGACGAACGAACACGCGTCAGCCACAGCGACGCCGGCCACCGGCTGACCATCTCCCAGCAGGCGGCCACGTCGGCGATGGCCCGCGAACTCGCCCTGCACGAGTACGCCCACATGCACCACCACGAGGCTGGCCACCCCTCCCACACGCAGTCGACGAAAGAGGCCATCTTCCTCGCGCTGGCCGGCCGCAGCGTCGAGCAGCGTAAACTCACCCACTGCTACCAGATCGCCAACCACATGAAGGACATCTACGCCGACGACATCTGGCTGGAGGTCGCCCCCGCCGACAAACTGGTCGCCTTCCTCGAATCCTCGCTCGCCGCCGCCGTCGCCGACCGGCCGAGCGACCCCGCCTCATGGGTGCGCCGGACGCCCGCCGCCGACCCCGAGATTACGGTCGTCAACGCCGCCTTCGCGCTCGCGCTGGTCGAGCGCCACGGCCTCGTCGGCGAGGACCACCGCATCTACGACCTGGCCCACGCCGCCGCCGCGGACGCCCCGGAGGTCAGCCTCTCGCAGTTCAAGCGCCACTTCCGGACGCTCGCCCGCGACCCCGGCGAGAGCGAGTACCGCAAGGCGCTGGTCGACGTCACCCGCGCCTACGCCGGCGGCGAGGGACCGGCCGCCGACTAGAGCAAGAGCAACGGCCCGACCGCCAGCGCCGCCGAGAGCGCGAGGACGAGATAGTCGACCGCGGAGAACCGCAGGTCCGGCAGCGTCGGGTTGTACGCGAAACACCGCGCCCGCAGCGCAAGCGACAGCCTGTCAGCCCGCGCGAACGCCCGGACCACGGACAGCGTCCCGAGGCGCTGCACCCGGTCGCGAAACGAGCGCCGGCCCCCGCCGCGCGCCCGGATCGCCTCCCGAATCCGCGTCACGTCCGCGCGCAGTACCGGCACGAAGCGGAAGGTCAGCCCGACCCCGACGCCCAGCAGTTGCCCGAACCGGCCGGGGACGGTCCGCTGAATGGCCGCCCGGGTGTCGCGGACGGGCGTCGAGTGGACGAACGCGGCGCTGACGAGCAACAGCGGCACCAGCCTGGCGACGCGCTGCAGGGAGGAAAGCGCCGGCTCGACCCGAAACCAGGGCGGGCCGAGCGCCAGACCCCCGAGCAGCGGTCCGAGCGAGAGCACGAGCAGGACGGGCCAGTACGCCCGTAGCGCCCGCAGCGGCGAGAGCCGCGCGGCCAGCAGACAGCCCACGGCGAGCGCGGCCGTGGCTCCGAGCCACAGCAGCGACGTGCTGGCGAAGACGGCGATGGCGAAAGCGACCTGGAAGGCCAGTTTCGCCCGCGGGTCCAGCCGGTGGGCGAGCGTCCCGCCCGGTTCGTAGGTCAGCATTCCGGGACCCGGACGTCGATGTCGGCGAGTCGCTCGCGGGCCTTTGCTGGGTCGGCGTCGACGGCGACCCGTCCGTCTCTGAGGCCGACGACGCGGTCCGCCCGCGAGAGCACGTCGCGCACGTCGTGGGTGACGACGACGATGCCGGTGCCCGCGTCGTGGAGCGCGTCGAGGTGGTCGAGGACGGACCGCCGCGCCGGCCAGTCCAGCCCCGCGAAGGGCTCGTCGAGGACGAGGTGGGCGGGTTCCATCGCGAGCGCGCCGGCGATGGCGACGCGGGACTGCTCGCCGCCGGAGAGCGCGTCGATGCGCTCGTCGGCCCGCCCGTCCATGTTGACGGCGGCTAGCGCCTCGTCGACCCGGCGGTCGATGTCGCGCCGGTCGAGCCCGAGGTTCTCCGGCCCGAACGCCACGTCCGCGCCGACCGTCGCGGCGACGAACTGGTCCCGCGGCGTCTGGAACACCATCCCGACCGTCGTCCGCGTCGCCACCGGATTCGCCGCGGCTGGCTCGCCGTCGACCAGTACCTCGCCCGCGTCGGGTTCCAGCAGGGCGTTGAAGTGGCGAACCAGCGTGGTCTTGCCGCTGCCGTTCGGGCCCGCGAGGACGACCCACTCGCCGTCGTCGATGGTCAGCGAGACGCCGTCGACCGCTGGCTCGCCGTCGTAGCGGTGGACGAGGTCGCGGACCGCTATCATCCGAGGCGGTCGAGCGTCTCGCTACCCCCGGCGACGATGCCGACAGACAGCGCGACCTTCAGCGCGTCACCGACGGCGAAGGGAGCCATGAAACTCGCCGCCCGCGCCAGCGTCCACCCCTGGACATCAGCGAGCCAGGGGACGCCGACGCCGTAGATGGGCACCAGCGCGAGGACGAGCGCGACGGCGGCGACGGCGGCCGAGATGTCGCCAAAGGGCGTCGGCGTGGCCGACCGGTGGACGACGGCACCGATGACCACGGCCGCCAGCAGGAACCCGACGAGGAAGCCGCCGGTCGGCCCGAGAACGTAGCCGACGCCGGCCCCGCCGTCGGAGAACACCGGCGCGCCGGCGAGGCCGACGACGAGATACAGGAGAACGGAGAAGCCGCCCCAGACCGGGCCGAGCAACAACCCGGCGAAGAAGACCGGGAACGGCTGGAAGGAGAAGGGAACCCCGCCCGGAAGCGGAATCGAGACCTGGGAGAGGACGGCCGTCAGCGCGGCCAGCAACACCGCCACTGCGACGTGGGAGACTGTCGTGTCCGGCACGAGTTCGACCGATTCGTGACGCTCTGACATGCCACTGGCACTCTCGTCAACCCTAAAAGAAATGCCGGTTTACGGCACGCGCCGCTACCGGCGGACGGTATCGAGGAAGCCGAGCCACTTCTTGTGGTCCGCTATCTTCGCGCTGTGGGCGTGGTCGCCAAAGTCGGGATGGCGGATGTTCTCCAGGGCGTTGAGCGCGCGGTCGATGCCGACCACCTCGTCGGCGATGGCCTCGGCGGTGTCGAGGGCCAGCGACTCCGTCTCCAGCCGCTCCACGCGGCGGGCGCGGGCTTCCCGGAGTGCCCGCTTTGCCTCGGTGAGTTTCTCCTCGGCCTCCGGGGGGATGCGGTCGACCTTCCGCGTCTCTATCAGGAACTCGCTGAGGTGGAGTTCGTCACCGGCGAGAGTGATGGTGTCGGGAATCTGTGCACCGATTGTCGCTCCCTGACTGTTGATACGTGCGAGCAGTTCCTCCCGCTGTGCCTCGTCCATGCCGGAGGCGTAGGAGGAGACGTCAGAAAAGCGTTCACTCACCGCGGGACGGGAAATAGCCGCAGTGTCGAGACGAGAGAACGACGGGGTTACCGCGCGGCGGCCGCGACGCGCTCTTTCTCTTCTTTCTGGTTGACCGCGTAGGTGCCGACGTCGTTGTTGGCGGCACCGATGAGCTGGTTGGCCAGCGCCTCGGCGACGTCGGTGTCGGTCTTGAAGGAGTCGTTGTAGACGCCCTCGGCGAGGAACTTCAGCGCCTGGTCGACGCGCCGCTGCGGCGAGATGTCGACGGCCTTCGGGACGGAGATGCCACCGTACTTCAGGCGGACGGTCTCCTCCCGCGGCGCGGAGTTCTCGACGGCGCGGGCGAGCACCTGCACCGGGTTCTCGTCGGTCCGGTTGTGGATGGACTCGAAGGCCTCGCGGGTTATCTTCGTGGCCATCTGCTTTTTGCCGGTGTTCTCCTCGGTCTGCATCAGGCGGTTGACGAGCCGCTCGACGATGCTGATTTCGCTCTTCTTGAACTGCTTGTCGGCGTGGCGGCCCATCGTGTGCGCGATGGGCGTGACGGTGATGTACCGCTCCGTCGACGGGTCGTGGTACTCGATGTCGTCGACCGACCACGTGCCGAAGAGCTTCGCGTTGCTCGTCTCTTCCTCGTTCCCGGGAGCCTCCGGGTCGGGCTGATCTGCGCTCATGTTATCGCACCGGCTTCTCCGCGTTGCCGCGCACCAGTTCGATCATCGAGACGCCGTTGACCTTCTCGACCTTGTAGTTCACGCCCGAGAGGTCGCCCATCGCACGACCCTTCGCCCCGCCGATGCCGGCGATGGTGACCTCGTCGTGCTCGTCGATGAAGGAGATAGCGCCGTCACCGGGACAGAACGCCGTCACCTGCTTGCCGTTCTTGATGAGCTGGACCCGGACGCACTTCCGGATTGCCGAGTTGGGCTGTTTCGCTTCGATACCGACCTTCTCCAGTACGATGCCGCGCCCCTGTGGCGCGCCCTCGAGGGGGTCGGACTTCTCCCGCAGACCCCGCTCGCGGCGCGCGTATTTGGAGTCGGACCACCGGTGTTTCTGGCGGTCCTTCTTGAGCTTGCGCGCGGCGTACTTGCCGTTCGCCATAGTGAACGTGCGTACCTGACGGAACTACTTAAGGCTCCCTTTTCGGCTTCGCGGAATCGCCCGAATGCGTGTGCGAACGGGTGGCTCACCGCCGCTGGACGGGCAGTACCGTGTCAGCACGACTCGCCACTAGTTTGATACGGCTGGCAGCGTCTCTCCACTCCATGAGCAGCGAGCGAATCGTCGACTCCCTCGACCCCGCCGACGCCTTCGCGGCCCTCTCGGACCCGAAACGGGTCGACATCCTCGAAGCCCTCTGGCGGGCCGACGACCAGACGGCGACGTTCTCCGAACTCCGCGAGGCCGCCGACATCCGCGACTCCGGGCAGTTCAACTACCACCTGACCAAACTCGCCGACCGCTTCGTCCGGAAGGGCGAGGACGGTTATCGGCTGACGCTGGCCGGCCGCCACGTCGTCGGCAGCCTCCTCGTGGGCGCGTACACGACCAGCGAAGGGATGGAACCCGTCCCGCTGGACGACCCCTGCCCCTTCTGTGGCGGCACCTGGACGTTCCACTACGAGGACGAGCGCGTCCGCATCGACTGCGAGGAGTGCGGGCTGGGCATCGACCTCGACGTCCCGCCGGGCGTCTTCGCCGGCTACGACAGGGAGGCGGCACCCGACGTCGCGAAGCGCTACGTTCGCCTGCAGTTGCGCACGGCGAGTCACGGCTTCTGTCCCCTCTGTGAGTACCGCATCGAACCACGAGTCGTCGAACCCGAGGACACGGGCTTCGCGGACGTCGAGTTCCCGCTCGTGCACTACACATGCGAGCGGTGCGGCGAGGAGGTCATCGCAGAAGTCGGGACGGCCCTCGTGGAACACCCGTCCGTGGTAGCGTTCTTCTACGACCACGGCGTCGACGTCGAGGCGGCACCCCTCTCGCAGTTCGTCGCCACGGACGACCGGTCCGAGGTTCGACGGCGCGACCCACTGGAGGTCGCAGTCTCCTTCGAATGCGAGGACGAGACGCTGACCGTCGTGGTCGACGAGCAGTTCCGCGTCCTGTCGACCGACCGCTCCTGAGCGGCTCCCTTGCTACTGAAAAGATTTTCAGTAACGACGGTTACAGAAATATCATTCAGATTACTCTTATGGGGGACGGGTGCCTCTCATCGAGTATGGCAGCACGAACCTACACGACGACCGCATCGCTCCCGACCGACCACCGTTCGCCCTCGCCGGACTGGCTCGACACGCCACTCAGCAGTGCGGGACTGACGGTCGTGCTGGCCGTCGTCGCGCTGCTGGCGGTCACCTATCCGCTCCCGACCGCCGCGTTCGCCACAGGCTGGGTCCTCCAGCGCCTCCTCCGGCACTAACTCGACCACCACCAGCGGGGAGGTGACTGTCAGACAGGTCGAACGCGCCTGAGAAGAACAGAACGGGCGTTCTCAGGTCAGCTCGATGCCGTCGATGTCGTGGTGCCGTTCGGCGAGCGTGCGGGCGGCGTCGATGTTCCGGCCGTCCTTCCCGATGGCCGCGCCGCGGTCCTCCTGGGCCACCTCGACGTAGGCCAGGCGGTCGCCGTTCTCGCTTATCGTGACGTTGTACACCGCCGCCGGTTCCAGGGCGTTCGCGACGAAATCTTCCGGGTGCTCGGCGTCCTCGACGAGTTTTATCGGTTTACCGATTCGCTCCTCGACGCCGCGGACGTACTCCCCGTCCGCGCCGATGGCCTGTCCCATCTGTCCGGTTGCAACCAGGAAGATGACCCGGTCGTACTCGTCGTCGACGATGCAGTCCCGGACGGTCGCATCTGTCTCCTCCTCGAACAGCGCCATCAGCTGGCGCGCTTCGTCCGAGAGGCGAACCGTCATCGGCTCAGTCGGCGCTCTCCGACTCCGACTTCCCCGCGCTCATGCGCAGGTCCACGTCGCCGGTGCCGAGTTTGATGGGCTTGCCGACGATGACGTTCTCCGTGACGCCGTTGAGGTCGTCGACCTCGCCGTGGACCGCCGCGTCGAGCAGGTGGTTCACCGTCACCTCGAAGGCTGCCCGCGCGAGCACGGAGTCCTTCGAGCCCGAGATGCCGTGGCGGCCGATGGACTCGATGGTGCCCTCGTTGGTCATGATGTCCGCGACCAGCATCAGGTGGCGGATGTTCACGTCGTCCAGCCCCTGCTCTTCGAGCGTGTTCATCGTCTCCTCGATGATTGCCTCCCGGGCGGCTTCGATGCCGAGGTTCTTGTGAATCTCGTGGATGTTGTTACAGGTGGTCCGGGAAGCGTCGACGCCCTCGATGCCGAGGACCTCGCCGAAGTCCGACCCCTCCGTGTAGAGGACGAACTCCTCGCCCTCGTCGGTCTCCTCCTTGCGGATGACGACGCGGGAGATCTCCTCGATCCCCTTGAAGACGATGTCGGAGAGTTCCTCGACCAGCTGGAGGAGGTCGCGGTACGACGGCTCCTCGGGGCCGAACTCGATGACGAGCCCGCGGCGCTGGGTCTCGACGCCCAGTTTGGACTCTATCTTGCTGGCGATCTCCTCGGCGACCTCGCCGGGGTCGTCGACGGTCGGCCACCGCTCCAGCAGCGTCTCCTCGTTGAGCGCGACGCGGACGAGCATGTCCGCGACGTTCGTTGAGACGTCACCGAGCTGGAGAATCTTCGTCGCCTCGATGTTCCAGACGACCTCGTGGGCGCGCTCGCGGTCCTCCGCGTACTCGCCGTCGAGGTGGACGGTCATCATCGGCGTGTCCGGCTCCTTCCGGGCGTCCACAAGCTCGATGAGCCTGGGCAGGCCCTGCGTGACGTCGATCTCCGCGACGCCCGCGTAGTGGAACGTGTTCATCGTCATCTGGGTCCCGGGTTCACCGATGGACTGTGCCGAGACGGTCCCGACGGGGTCCAGCGGGTCGACGCGGGTGTTGAGGTACTTCGTCTCGACGGCCTGGGCGATCTCGTTGGCCTGTTCCAGCGTCGGGTCGCGGTCTTCGAGCGTGCGGTACACCTCGTCTTTGAGCCGTCGCGGAAGCTCCGTGTCCTCCACGAGCGCCTCGATGTCGTCGGAAACGTCGTAGTCGGTCATGTCAGTCGTCCCCCTGAGCCATCCACCAGTCGTCGGCGTGCTCGGAGAGGTTGGTCCGCTCGGCCTTCCCGCCGAGGAACTGCTCTTTGTCGGCCTCGCTCTCGAACTCGGAGTCGAGCACCTGGTCGGCGATTTCCTCCACGTCGACCGCGGCCTCGTCCATCCCGCTCGACACTTCGACCGGCGAGGTGCCGTCCTCGCCGAACTCGAACTGGACGACGGTATCGGAGGTGTCCCGGACCGTACCGTCGTACTGCGTCTCCAGTTCCGACAGCGCGTTGATGAGCCGGCGCTGCAGGTAGCCGGACTTGGAGGTCCGGACTGCCGTGTCGACCAGCCCCTCGCGGCCGCCCATCGCGTGGAAGAAGAACTCCTTGGGGTCCAGCCCCTCGCGGTAGGAGGCCTCCACGAAGCCGTGGGCCTCCGAGGAGAGGTCGTCCGGCTCGAAGTGGGAGAGCGTGCGGTCCTCGTAGCCGCGGTTGATGCGCTCGCCGCGGACTGCCTGCTGGCCGACACAGCCGGCCATCTGCGTGAGGTTCAGCATCGAGCCACGCGCCCCGGACTCGGCCATGATGACCGCCGGGTTGTCGTCGCTGAAGTGCTCCTCGGCGATGTTCCCCGCGCTGTCGCGGGCCTTGCCCAGCGCCTGCATGATCTTCATCTCCAGCGTCTCGTCGACGGTGCGGCCCGGCAGCGATTCGAGTTCGCCGCGGTCGTAGGTCTCGATGAGTTCCTCGACGCGGGCGTTGGCCTCGTCGATGGCCTCGTCGATCTGCGCCTCGGCCTCCTCCGGGATGGACTCGTCGTCGATACCGATGGAGAACCCGAAGTGCATGATGGTCCGGACCGCGAGCGACGACACCTCGTTGATGAAGATGCGCCCGCGGGTCTTGGAGTGTTGCTTGGCGATGGTGTCGACGATTTCGCCGCCGAACGCGCCGACGGCGTCCTCGTCGATGGTCCCGGAGACCAGCTGGCCGTCCTCGATGACGACCGTGTCGCCGGCCGACGACGTGAACTCCAGGTCCAGGCCGGAGGGCAGCAGTTCCGAGAAGATGGTCCGGCCGGTCCAGTACTCGGTGCCGGTGTCGTCGACGCCGTCCGGCTCCGGCAGTTCGTCGATGCGGGTCGTCCGCAGCAGGTCCAGCGCCTGCGTCTCGTTGAACTCCGGATTCGTGTTCGTCAGCAGGTAAGTCCCGGTGACGTGGTCCTGGATGGCCCCGAGGATGTTCTCGCCGAAGCGCGGCGAGAGCATCTGTTCCTGCACGCGCATCAGGACGCGGGCCTCCGCACGGGCCTCCTCGTTCTGGAGGGCGTGCATGTTCATCTCGTCGCCGTCGAAGTCGGCGTTGTACGGCGGACAGACGACGGTGTTCAGGCGGAACGTCTTGTACGGCATCACGACCACTTCGTGGGCCATGATGGACATCCGGTGCAGCGACGGCTGCCGGTTGAAGATGACGATGTCGCCGTCGATGAGGTGCCGCGAGACCTCCCAGCCCGCTTCGACCTTCTCCGAGAGTTCCTCGCAGTTCTTCTCGGTGACCTTCAGGCGGCGGCCGTCCGGCCGTCGGACGTAGTTCGCACCCGGGTGGGCTTCAGGCCCGTTGCGGACGTAGCGGCGGGCCTTGTCCAGGTTCCGCTCGTTGACGTTCATCGTCTGGGTCATCTCCTTGGCGACCCGGTCGGGAACCCCGACCTCGTTCAGCGACAGCGTCGGGTCCGGCGAGATGACGGTCCGGGCGGAGAAGTTCACGCGCTTGCCGGACAGCGAGCCACGGAAGCGACCCTCCTTGCCCTTCAGGCGCTGTGAGAGGGTCTTCAGCGGCCGGCCCGAGCGGTGTCGGGCGGGCGGCGTCCCCGAAATCTCGTTGTCCATGAACGTCGTGACGTGGTACTGCAGCAGTTCCCAGAGGTCCTCGATGATGAGCTGGGGCGCACCGGCCTCGCGGTTCTCCATGAACCGCTGGTTGATGCGGATGATGTCCACCAGCTTGTGGGTCAGGTCGTCCTCGGAGCGCTGGCCGTTGTCCAGCGTAATCGAGGGACGGGCCGTCACCGGCGGCACCGGCAGGACGGTCAGAATCATCCACTCGGGACGGGACTTTTCGGGGTCCATCCCGATGACCTCCAGGTCCTCGTCCGGGATGTCCTCGAACCAGTCGCGGATGTCCGAGGGCATCAGCTTGTTCATGTCCTCCTCGGTGAGGTCGACGTCGAGCACGTCCTCGATGGCCTCGCGGTCCTCCTCGCGCGGGCGGAACGACCCGGAGAGAATCTCCTGGACGCGGCTCGGCTCGATACCGGTGCGGTCCGAGAGGTCGTTGGGCGTGATGCGCTCGTCGTCCTCCTCTTCGGGTTCCATCGCGGCGGCGATGCGTTCCGGGTAGTCCGACGACAGGACGCGCTGGACCTCGTAGTACGTGGTCGGCTTCTCGTGTTTGATGTCGTACTGGACCTCGCCGCAGTAGGGACAGCGCTCCTTCTTGGTGTCCGTCGAGGAGCGCCGGCAGGTCCGCATCGCCGACTTGAGTTCGTCGCTCAGGTCCTTCCCGAGGTCGCGGGCCTCCCGGAGGTTCCGCCGGAACTCGTCGAGCTGGTCGTCGGCCGCCTGACTCGCCGCGTCGAGGTCGACGCGGCCCTCGTCGGCGTACTTGCCGCCGTCGACGGGCGTCAGCCGGGAACAGTTCCGGCAGGTGCCACGGAGCAGGCGGCGGATGAGCTTGTTGAAGCCGACGTGGATGACCGGCGCGGCCAGTTCGATGTGGCCGAAGTGACCGTTACAGGAACCGGAGTGCTTGCCGCAGGTCTTGCACTCCAGGCCGGGGTCGATGACGCCCAGCCGGGGGTCCATCAGCCCCATGTCGATGGGGAAGCCGTCGTCGTCGTAGGTGTCGGCCGTGATGACCTTGGTGGCGCTCATCTCGCGGTACTCCTCGGGGTCCATCAGGCCGAAACTCAGCCGGTGGATTTCTTTGGGTGCGTGCTGGCTCATTTATACTGCGTCCTCCAGTTCGATGCGCGGGGCGATGCCAAGCGCCTTCATCTCGTCGAGCAGGAGCTTGAACGCGTAAGACATCTCTATCTCGTGGATGTCGGTCTCCTCGTCGCAGTTCGGGCAGTAGACCCGGCGCTGCTCGACGTTCTCGACTGCGGCCATGCCACAGTTGGCACAGACGTAGATGTACTC contains:
- a CDS encoding DUF5781 family protein, which codes for MDVGVDGPGPAEPFLGARDLFETERDLTRPVRVRIVEDPDERTRVSHSDAGHRLTISQQAATSAMARELALHEYAHMHHHEAGHPSHTQSTKEAIFLALAGRSVEQRKLTHCYQIANHMKDIYADDIWLEVAPADKLVAFLESSLAAAVADRPSDPASWVRRTPAADPEITVVNAAFALALVERHGLVGEDHRIYDLAHAAAADAPEVSLSQFKRHFRTLARDPGESEYRKALVDVTRAYAGGEGPAAD
- a CDS encoding energy-coupling factor transporter transmembrane component T family protein, with the protein product MLTYEPGGTLAHRLDPRAKLAFQVAFAIAVFASTSLLWLGATAALAVGCLLAARLSPLRALRAYWPVLLVLSLGPLLGGLALGPPWFRVEPALSSLQRVARLVPLLLVSAAFVHSTPVRDTRAAIQRTVPGRFGQLLGVGVGLTFRFVPVLRADVTRIREAIRARGGGRRSFRDRVQRLGTLSVVRAFARADRLSLALRARCFAYNPTLPDLRFSAVDYLVLALSAALAVGPLLLL
- a CDS encoding energy-coupling factor ABC transporter ATP-binding protein; translated protein: MIAVRDLVHRYDGEPAVDGVSLTIDDGEWVVLAGPNGSGKTTLVRHFNALLEPDAGEVLVDGEPAAANPVATRTTVGMVFQTPRDQFVAATVGADVAFGPENLGLDRRDIDRRVDEALAAVNMDGRADERIDALSGGEQSRVAIAGALAMEPAHLVLDEPFAGLDWPARRSVLDHLDALHDAGTGIVVVTHDVRDVLSRADRVVGLRDGRVAVDADPAKARERLADIDVRVPEC
- a CDS encoding biotin transporter BioY, giving the protein MSERHESVELVPDTTVSHVAVAVLLAALTAVLSQVSIPLPGGVPFSFQPFPVFFAGLLLGPVWGGFSVLLYLVVGLAGAPVFSDGGAGVGYVLGPTGGFLVGFLLAAVVIGAVVHRSATPTPFGDISAAVAAVALVLALVPIYGVGVPWLADVQGWTLARAASFMAPFAVGDALKVALSVGIVAGGSETLDRLG
- a CDS encoding DUF5788 family protein: MDEAQREELLARINSQGATIGAQIPDTITLAGDELHLSEFLIETRKVDRIPPEAEEKLTEAKRALREARARRVERLETESLALDTAEAIADEVVGIDRALNALENIRHPDFGDHAHSAKIADHKKWLGFLDTVRR
- a CDS encoding 30S ribosomal protein S7, which encodes MSADQPDPEAPGNEEETSNAKLFGTWSVDDIEYHDPSTERYITVTPIAHTMGRHADKQFKKSEISIVERLVNRLMQTEENTGKKQMATKITREAFESIHNRTDENPVQVLARAVENSAPREETVRLKYGGISVPKAVDISPQRRVDQALKFLAEGVYNDSFKTDTDVAEALANQLIGAANNDVGTYAVNQKEEKERVAAAAR
- a CDS encoding 30S ribosomal protein S12; its protein translation is MANGKYAARKLKKDRQKHRWSDSKYARRERGLREKSDPLEGAPQGRGIVLEKVGIEAKQPNSAIRKCVRVQLIKNGKQVTAFCPGDGAISFIDEHDEVTIAGIGGAKGRAMGDLSGVNYKVEKVNGVSMIELVRGNAEKPVR
- a CDS encoding winged helix-turn-helix domain-containing protein; protein product: MSSERIVDSLDPADAFAALSDPKRVDILEALWRADDQTATFSELREAADIRDSGQFNYHLTKLADRFVRKGEDGYRLTLAGRHVVGSLLVGAYTTSEGMEPVPLDDPCPFCGGTWTFHYEDERVRIDCEECGLGIDLDVPPGVFAGYDREAAPDVAKRYVRLQLRTASHGFCPLCEYRIEPRVVEPEDTGFADVEFPLVHYTCERCGEEVIAEVGTALVEHPSVVAFFYDHGVDVEAAPLSQFVATDDRSEVRRRDPLEVAVSFECEDETLTVVVDEQFRVLSTDRS
- a CDS encoding NusA-like transcription termination signal-binding factor translates to MTVRLSDEARQLMALFEEETDATVRDCIVDDEYDRVIFLVATGQMGQAIGADGEYVRGVEERIGKPIKLVEDAEHPEDFVANALEPAAVYNVTISENGDRLAYVEVAQEDRGAAIGKDGRNIDAARTLAERHHDIDGIELT
- the rpoA2 gene encoding DNA-directed RNA polymerase subunit A''; translation: MTDYDVSDDIEALVEDTELPRRLKDEVYRTLEDRDPTLEQANEIAQAVETKYLNTRVDPLDPVGTVSAQSIGEPGTQMTMNTFHYAGVAEIDVTQGLPRLIELVDARKEPDTPMMTVHLDGEYAEDRERAHEVVWNIEATKILQLGDVSTNVADMLVRVALNEETLLERWPTVDDPGEVAEEIASKIESKLGVETQRRGLVIEFGPEEPSYRDLLQLVEELSDIVFKGIEEISRVVIRKEETDEGEEFVLYTEGSDFGEVLGIEGVDASRTTCNNIHEIHKNLGIEAAREAIIEETMNTLEEQGLDDVNIRHLMLVADIMTNEGTIESIGRHGISGSKDSVLARAAFEVTVNHLLDAAVHGEVDDLNGVTENVIVGKPIKLGTGDVDLRMSAGKSESESAD
- a CDS encoding DNA-directed RNA polymerase subunit A'; amino-acid sequence: MSQHAPKEIHRLSFGLMDPEEYREMSATKVITADTYDDDGFPIDMGLMDPRLGVIDPGLECKTCGKHSGSCNGHFGHIELAAPVIHVGFNKLIRRLLRGTCRNCSRLTPVDGGKYADEGRVDLDAASQAADDQLDEFRRNLREARDLGKDLSDELKSAMRTCRRSSTDTKKERCPYCGEVQYDIKHEKPTTYYEVQRVLSSDYPERIAAAMEPEEEDDERITPNDLSDRTGIEPSRVQEILSGSFRPREEDREAIEDVLDVDLTEEDMNKLMPSDIRDWFEDIPDEDLEVIGMDPEKSRPEWMILTVLPVPPVTARPSITLDNGQRSEDDLTHKLVDIIRINQRFMENREAGAPQLIIEDLWELLQYHVTTFMDNEISGTPPARHRSGRPLKTLSQRLKGKEGRFRGSLSGKRVNFSARTVISPDPTLSLNEVGVPDRVAKEMTQTMNVNERNLDKARRYVRNGPEAHPGANYVRRPDGRRLKVTEKNCEELSEKVEAGWEVSRHLIDGDIVIFNRQPSLHRMSIMAHEVVVMPYKTFRLNTVVCPPYNADFDGDEMNMHALQNEEARAEARVLMRVQEQMLSPRFGENILGAIQDHVTGTYLLTNTNPEFNETQALDLLRTTRIDELPEPDGVDDTGTEYWTGRTIFSELLPSGLDLEFTSSAGDTVVIEDGQLVSGTIDEDAVGAFGGEIVDTIAKQHSKTRGRIFINEVSSLAVRTIMHFGFSIGIDDESIPEEAEAQIDEAIDEANARVEELIETYDRGELESLPGRTVDETLEMKIMQALGKARDSAGNIAEEHFSDDNPAVIMAESGARGSMLNLTQMAGCVGQQAVRGERINRGYEDRTLSHFEPDDLSSEAHGFVEASYREGLDPKEFFFHAMGGREGLVDTAVRTSKSGYLQRRLINALSELETQYDGTVRDTSDTVVQFEFGEDGTSPVEVSSGMDEAAVDVEEIADQVLDSEFESEADKEQFLGGKAERTNLSEHADDWWMAQGDD